The Mailhella massiliensis genome segment GCCGCGCGGCGGAGTCTGGCCGCACTCGGGGCGAAAATGTGCCGGAGAGAATACCGCCTCCGCCCATGCTTGCCCCGTTTGTGCCGGATTATGCCGCCTTCTGCCCGGGATACTATCGGAGCTGCGAGACGTGCCCGGACTATGTGAGGGAGGAAACGCTTTTTTGCGCGAGGTGGAACAGAACCTACCCGGAAAACGCCGTAGAACTGCCGTTTGATATGGAGGAGTTCTTGAAGGCGGCGGAAGAAGGGCGGGAAAAGGCGTATCTCTGGGAATGTGAGCACGGCGCAGGCAGGACGCCGGGCGCATGGTGGAACAATGCAGAAAAACGGAAGAGGTGAACACATGAAGGATGACGGCGACAATCTGCTGGAAAGTCTCCATTCTTGCATCATGGAAAAACTTGCGGGCGGCACGGACAGGGAAGAAGCGGAAAGAGTGGCGGCGGAAACGGTGGCCGCCGTGGCCTATGAGTTCGGCGGGCAACAGGTCTATTTCCCGCTGAAAAGCAAATACATCAGGCGGCTTGTCAGAAAGAGCTTTACCGGGAACAACGTGCCGGAACTGGTGCAGAGGTTCCGGCTTGCCCGTTCCACGATTTACGACATTCTCAAAGAATCGGACGGCGGGAAAAAGAAGAAAAGCAGGGCCGTGCCCCGGAGCGGGGCGCGCTCCGCCGCCGACGGCGAGGGCGTTTTTTAATCGTCGCTGTTTTCCATTTACCGGGAAGAAGTGAGATAAAAGGGGAAATATCAGGACGGGCAGGGCGTTGTTTCCTCGCCCTCTGCGGGCCGCTGCTGCGTGTTTTCGGCCGTTGCCTCCCTGCTCATGGAACCGGCAGAAAAAAGGCTCCGTCCTGAGCGTAGCGAAGGGCGGAGGCATTGCCGGTGCTCTCTGCCGGAAGGTGCCGCCGTGGCGGTGCCGTGCTCATGCCTCCGGGCATGGGCCGTGTTGCCCGACGTGCTCCGGCCCTGTGTTCCGGCTCCGTTTCTCCGGTGCGTGAGACGTTCGGCCGTCGGGGAGGCATGGCCGCCGCGTCTGCGTTTCCGGCCCTCGCCGCGTGCTCTTCCCGCTTTTCGCACTCAGCGCCGCCCACGGGCAAGGAATCGCCCGGCCATGACAAAGGACGGCCCCGGCAGAAAGAAGGCGCTGGCAGGCCGTGAGGCCGTGCGCTTGTGCCGTTGCCCTGCCGGAAGCGTGCCGCCGTGGCGGTGCCGTGCTCATGCCTCCGGGCCGCTGTTTGGGCCTGCGTCCGGGCGTGGGCCGTGTTCCCCGACGTGCTCCGGCCCTGTGTTCCGGCTCCGGTTTTCTCCGGGGCGTGAGACGTTCGGCCATCGGGGAGGCATGGCCGCCGCGTCTGCGTTTCGCCCCTCGCCGCGTGCTCTTCCCGCTGTTCGCACTCAGCGCCGCCCACGGGCAAGGAATCGCCCGGCCATGAGACAAAGGACGGCCCCGGCAGAAAGAAGGCGCTGGCAGGCTGTGAGGCCGTGCGCTTGTGCCGTTGCCCTGCCGGAAGCGTGCCGCCGTGGGGTGGTGTCGTGCTCATGCCTCTGGGCCGCTGTGTGGGCCTGTGTCCGGGCGTGGGCTGTGCTCCCCGGTGATTGCCGTGTCCTCTGGCCTTAGTGTTGCTCATCGGAACAGAAAATTGCCTGATTCTCTCACACCTTTACACCGGCAGGCACAGAAAAGGGAGTTGCCCCGACTATGCGGAAACATCATCTCCGCCCCGGTGCCCCGTTTTTTCTGCAAAAAGTTGGTAGTCCGAACATGAAGAAAGCGGGCCGCGCCCCGCTTTGCCCCGGTTCGCCCCGCTTTTCGCCCCAGTATCCAAAAGATACCGGGGCGGAGATTCTCCAATGATTTCATGGTCGCGCCCCGCTGCCCCGCTCGCCCCGGTACATTTGTCATCCGGTAAACGCAACGCTGATTTTTTTCTGTGTGTTTTCAGGAACGCCTAGAAATGAGCGTTGATTTTTGCCGAACCGGGGCACGTTTTTTCTTGCCTGATTCTGTTGTTTGTCAGTTCCGGCAGAAAGAAGGCTCGGGCAGACTGTGAGGCCGTGGGCCTGTGCCCTTGCCCTGCCGGAAGGTGCCGCCGTGGGGTGGTGCCGTGCTCATGCTTCCGGGCCGCTGTGTGGGCCTGCGCCCGGGCGTGGGCCGTGCTCCTCGGTGACTGCCGTGCCCTCTGGCCTTAGTGTTGTCCCATCGGAACAGAAAATTGCCTGATTCTCTCACACCTTCACACCGGCAGGCACAGAAAAGGGGCGCTCTCCCGGCCATGCGGAAGCATCACTTCCGCCCCGGTGCCCCGTTTTTTCTGCAAAAAGTTGGTAGTCCGAACATGAAGAAAGCGGGCCGCGCCCCGCTTTGCCCCGGTTCGCCCCGCTTTTCGCCCCAGTATCTAAAAGATACCGGGGCGGAGATTCTCCAATGATTTCATAGTCGCGCCCCGGTGCCCCGCTCGCCCCGGTACATTTGTCACCCGGTAAACGCAACGCTGATTTTTTTCTGTGTGTTTTCAGGAACGCCTAGAAATGAGCGTTGATTTTTGCCGAACCGGGGCGCATTTTTTCTTGCCTGATTCTGTTGTTTATCAGTTCCGGCAGAAAGAAGGCGCGAGCAGACTGTGAGGCCGTGGGCCTTGCCTTTGCCCTGCCGGAAGGTGCCGCCGTGGGGTGGTGCCGTGTTCATGCCTCCGGGCCGCTGTGTGGGCCTGCGTCCGGGCATGGGCCGTGTTTCCCGACGTGCTCCGGCCCTGTGTTCCGGCTCCGTTTTTCTCCGGTGCGTGAGACTTTCGGCCATGGGGAGGCATGGCCGCCGCGTCTGCGTTTCCGCCCCTCGCCGCGGGCGCTTCCCGTTGTTCGCACTCAGCGCCGCCCACGGGCACGGAATCGCCCGGCCATGAGACAAAGGGCGGCCCCGGCAGAAAGAAGGCTCTGGCATGAGGCCGTGCGCCTGTGCCTTTGTCCTGCCGGAAGGTGCAGCCGTGGCGTTGCCGTGCTCATACTTCCGGGGAAGGAAGTTTTCCGGCCCGTGTTGACTTCTCCCCCAAAAGGCCGAAAAATGACGAAATGGGGCAAAAAAGAGGGGTACCAATAAAAAATCTTGGTATATTTCTTGGTATCGAAGAAAAAATTATCTGAAAATATCTAGTAAAAACAAAATATTGTTTTTTGAATTGTAGTACCGCACCGGTACCACCATGAATTTCAAAGGCCTCATGTTCTTTTCCCAAGAGCATGAGGCCGTTATGTTTTCCGCCTTCCTGCGGGACGACTCCCTTCCTTCAGAACGTGCTTTCCGTTTTTCCGGGGAGTCTGCACCGGGTGAGGGTAGGACGTCCGCCATCCTCAGCCTCGGGAAAAAAAGGCGACATG includes the following:
- a CDS encoding Mor transcription activator family protein; this encodes MKDDGDNLLESLHSCIMEKLAGGTDREEAERVAAETVAAVAYEFGGQQVYFPLKSKYIRRLVRKSFTGNNVPELVQRFRLARSTIYDILKESDGGKKKKSRAVPRSGARSAADGEGVF